The window AGGGCGAGACCCAGCTCTCGCCCGAGGAGAAGCTGCTCCGCGCGATCTTCGGCGAGAAGGCGGGTGAGGTGCGCGACACCTCGCTGCGCGTTCCGCCGGGCGTCGAGGGCACGGTGATCGAGGCGCGGGTCTTCTCGCGCAAGGGCGTCACCAAGGACGAGCGCTCGCGTCAGATCGAGGAGGCCGAGATCGCGCGGCTCCGCAAGGACGAGGAGGACCAGGTCCGCATCGTCCGCGAGAGCACGGCGCGCAAGGTCAAGAAGCTCGTCGTCGGCAAGACCACGACCAACCGGGTCGCGGACGACCAGCGCCGCCAGCTCCTGCCGAAGGGCCACGAGCTGACGGCCGAGGACATCGACCGCATCCCGCCGACCTACTGGGCCGACATCCGCATCGGCGACGAGAAGGCCGAGGGCGAGCTCGAGCGTGCGTGCCGCGCCATGCGCGACCAGATCGAGCGCCTGCAGCGCGTGACCCAGGAGAAGATCGCGCGCCTGCAGGCGGGCGACGAGCTGGCGCCGGGCGTCATCAAGATGGTGAAGATCTTCGTCGCCATCAAGCGCAAGCTTCAGGTCGGCGACAAGATGGCAGGCCGCCACGGCAACAAGGGCGTCCTGTCGCGCATCCTGCCGGAAGAGGACATGCCGTACCTGGCGGACGGAACGCCGGTCGACATCGTGCTCAACCCGCTCGGCGTGCCGTCGCGCATGAACGTCGGTCAGATCCTCGAGACCCACCTCGGCTGGGCGGCGCGCGAGCTCGGCGCGCAGCTCGCGCGCGAGGTGCGCGAGAACGGCAAGGACGGCGTCGAGAACGTCCGCAAGAAGCTCAAGGAGCTCTACGGCAAGGAGTACCACGAGCTGTTCGACAACTGCCGGGACGAGGACCTGATCAAGATCGCGGAGAAGGCCGCCAACGGCATTCACGTCGCGTCGCCGGTCTTCGACGGCGCCAGCGAGAGCGAGATCTTCCAGCTGCTCGCCAAGGCCGGGCTCCCCGAGACCGGCCAGACCACTCTCTACGACGGGCGCACCGGCGAGCCGTTCGACCAGCCGGTGACGGTGGGCATCATCTACATGATGAAGCTGCACCACCTGGTCGACGACAAGATCCACGCGCGCTCGACCGGCCCGTACTCGCTCGTCACCCAGCAGCCGCTCGGCGGCAAGGCGCAGTTCGGTGGTCAGCGCCTCGGTGAGATGGAGGTGTGGGCGCTCGAGTCCTACGGCGCCGCCTACTCGCTGCAGGAGATGCTGACCGTCAAGTCCGACGACGTCGTCGGTCGTACGCGCATGTACGAGGCGATCGTCAAGGGCGAGAGCGTGCTCGAGCCGGGTCTGCCGGAGTCCTTCAACGTCATGCTGAAGGAGCTGCAGAGCCTCGCGCTCGACGTCGAGCTGCTCGAAGAGGCGCCACCTGCTCTGCCGGCCGCAGTCGGCGAGGAGTGACGCGAACGCGGTCTAACGGCGACACATTGACGTCGACGGCGTGCGGTCACGCCGCACGCCGTCGGCGAGGATGAGAAGAAATGGAAGACCTTTTTAGCTTGTTCGAGAAGCCGAAGAACCCGGTGTCGTTCGGGGCGCTGCGGATCTCGATCGCTTCGCCGGAGAAGATCCGTTCGTGGTCGCACGGCGAGGTCAAGAAGCCGGAGACCATCAACTACCGGACGTTCAAGCCGGAGCGTGACGGTCTGTTCTGCGCGAAGATCTTCGGCCCGACCAAGGACTACGAGTGCAACTGCGGCAAGTACAAGCGCATGCGGCACCGTGGTGTGGTCTGCGAGAAGTGCGGCGTCGAGGTGATTCAGTCGAAGGTCCGCCGCGAGCGCATGGGCCACATCGACCTCGCGACGCCGGTCGCGCACATCTGGTTCCTGAAGAGCCTGCCCTCGCGCATCGGCACCGTGCTCGATCTCACGCTGAAGGAGATCGAGAAGATCCTCTACTTCGAGTCCTACGTCGTCATCGACCCGAAGGACTCGGGCCTGCAGAAGCACGAGCTCCTCACCGAGACCAAGTACCGCAAGGCGATCGAGGAGTACGGACCGGACGGCTTCCGCGCCGAGATGGGCGCCGAGGCCATCCGTGAGATGCTCAAGGAGATCGACGTCGAGCAGCTCGCCGAGGAGCTGCGCGCCGAGATGCGCGCCGCGACCAGCGAGGCGAAGCGCAAGAAGCTCGCGAAGCGCCTCAAGGTCGTCAACGCGCTGCGCAAGTCGGGCAACCGTCCCGAGTGGATGATCCTCGAGGTCATCCCGGTCATCCCGCCCGACCTCCGTCCGCTCGTGCCGCTCGACGGCGGCCGCTTCGCGACGTCGGACCTCAACGACCTCTACCGGCGCGTCATCAACCGCAACAACCGCCTGAAGCGCCTCATGGAGCTGCAGGCGCCGGACATCATCATCCGGAACGAGAAGCGCATGCTGCAGGAGGCCGTCGACGCGCTGTTCGACAACGGTCGCCGCGGGCGTGCGATCACCGGTCCGAACAAGCGGCCGCTGAAGTCGCTGTCCGACATGCTCAAGGGCAAGACGGGCCGCTTCCGCCAGAACCTGCTCGGTAAGCGCGTCGACTACTCGGGCCGCTCGGTCATCGTCGTCGGTCCGGAGCTGCGCCTGCACCAGTGCGGCCTGCCGAAGAAGATGGCGCTCGAGCTGTTCAAGCCGTTCATCTACAACAAGCTCGAGGAGCGCGGCCTCGTCACGACCATCAAGAGCGCGAAGAAGATGGTCGAGAAGGAGCGCCCCGAGGTGTGGGACATCCTCGACGAGGTGATCCGCGAGCACCCGGTGCTGCTCAACCGCGCGCCGACGCTGCACCGCCTCGGCATTCAGGCCTTCGAGCCGGTGCTGATCGAGGGCAAGGCGATCCAGCTCCACCCGCTGGTCTGCGCGGCGTACAACGCGGACTTCGACGGCGACCAGATGGCGGTGCACGTGCCGCTGTCGGTCGAGGCGCAGGTCGAGGCCCGCGCATTGATGATGTCGACGAACAACATCCTGTCGCCGGCGCACGGCAAGCCGATCATCGTGCCGACGCAGGACACGGTTCTCGGCCTCTACTGGATGACGCGCGAGCGCCCGGGCGTGAAGGGCACCGGCAAGGTCTTCGCGAGCCCAGAGGAAGTGCGCATCGCGTTCGACCAGGGCGAGGTCGCGTTGCAGGCGGCGATCGAGGTGCGGATCAACGGCGAGCGCGTCCGCACCACCGTCGGCCGCGTGCTGCTCTACGAGGTGGTGCCGCCCGAGATCCCGTTCGAGAAGGTGAATCGCGTGATGAAGAAGCGCGAGCTCGCCGAGCTGATCGACATCGCCTATCGGCGCTCGGGCAACAAGGCCACGGTGATCTTCGCCGACAAGCTGAAGGACACCGGCTACGCCTACGCGACCAAGGCCGGCATCTCGATCGGCATCAAGGACATGAAGATCCCGGCCGCGAAGCAGCGGCTGATCGAGGAGGCGACCAAGGAGGTCGCCGAGATCGCGGACCAGTACGCGAAGGGCCTCATCACCGACGGCGAGCGCTACAACAAGGTCGTCGACATCTGGGCCGAGAAGACCGACCAGATCGCCGACGAGATGCTCAAGGAGCTCCGCGAGGAGACCTACGTCGAGAACGGCAAGGAAACCAAGATCGACAGCTTCAACCCGATCTGGATGATGGCCGATTCCGGCGCGCGCGGCTCGGCGCAGCAGATCCGTCAGCTCGCCGGCATGCGCGGTCTGATGGCGAAGCCGTCGGGCGAGATCATCGAGACCCCGATCACCGCGAACTTCCGCGAGGGCCTCACCGTTCTCCAGTACTTCATCTCGACGCACGGCGCCCGCAAGGGTCTCGCCGACACGGCGCTCAAGACCGCGAACTCCGGTTACTTGACGCGCCGCCTGGTCGACGTCGCGCAGGACTCCATCATCACCGAAGAGGACTGCAACACGCTCGACGGCATCGAGATGACGCCGCTCGTCGAGGGTGGCGAGATCATCGAGTCGCTCGGTGACCGCGTCCTCGGCCGCGTCGCCCTCGAGGACATCCTCGACCCGTTCGATGGCACGGTGCTCGTGCACGCGAACGAGGAGATCGACGAGGCCAAGGTCGAGGCGATCGAGCGCGCGAGCGTCGACCGCGTCAAGATCCGCTCGGTGCTCACCTGCCAGTCGCGTCACGGCGTCTGCAGCCGCTGCTACGGCCGCGACCTGGCGCGCGGCAAGATGGTGAACCTGGGCGAGGCGATCGGCGTCATCGCGGCGCAGTCGATCGGCGAGCCCGGCACGCAGCTCACGATGCGCACCTTCCACATCGGTGGCACCGCGAGCCGGCACGTCGAGCAGACCGAGCTCGATGCCCGCAACGACGGCATCGTCCGCTTCCACAACCTGAACACCGTCGAGAACAAGGACGGCGACCTCGTGGTCATGTCCCGCAACGGGCAGATCACGCTGGTCGAGGAGTCGGGCGGCCGCGAGCGCGAGCGTGAGCGCTACCCGATCGTCTACGGCGCGAAGCTCAAGGTGCGCGACGGTCAGGCGGTCAAGGCGGGCACCCGCCTCGCCGAGTGGGATCCGTACACCACCCCGATCCTCACCGAGGCGTCGGGTACGGTGAAGTACGGCGACCTGATCGAGGGCGTCACCATCGAGGATCGTCTCGATGAGCGCACCGGCCTGTCGAACACCGTGGTCATCGACTACACGGCCACGGTCGGGCAGGCGGCGGACGCCACCAAGGCGAAGAAGCGCGGCGCCGCGGAGTCGCAGGGCAGCCAGCTCTCGCCGCGCATCTCGATCAAGGGCAAGGACGGCAAGACCGTCAAGCTGCCGAACGGCCAGGAGGCGCGCTACCCGCTCCCGGTCGGCATTCACCTGAGCGTCGTCGACGGCCAGGAGGTCATGGCCGGCGACGTGCTCGCGAAGATGCCGCGCGAGACCACCAAGACGAAGGACATCACCGGCGGTCTGCCGCGCGTCGCCGAGCTCTTCGAGGCCCGCAAGCCCAAGGAGTTCGCGGTCGTCAGCGAGATCGACGGCGTCGTTTCCTACGGCAAGGACACCAAGGGCAAGCGCAAGATCGAGGTCACGCCCGAGGTCGGCGAGCCGCGCGAGTACCTGATCCCGAAGGGCAAGCACATCCGCGTGCACCCGGGCGATCACGTCCGCGCGGGCGATCCGCTGATGGACGGCTCGACCAACCCGCACGACATCCTGACCATCAAGGGTCAGAAGGAGCTCGCCAAGTTCCTGGTCGACGAGATCCAGGAGATCTACCGGCTCCAGGGCGTGCGCATCAACGACAAGCACATCGAGGTCATCGTCCGGCAGATGCTGCGTCGGGTGCGCATCACCCACGCCGGCGACACCGAGTTCCTGGTGGGCGACCACGTCGAGCGCTGGCGCTTCGAGGAGGAGAACCGGCGGGTCGAGGAGGCCGGCGGCGAGCCGGCGAAGGCCGAGGACCTGCTCCTCGGCATCACCAAGGCGAGCCTGTCGACGGAGAGCTTCATCTCCGCGGCGTCCTTCCAGGAGACCACCAAGGTGCTCACCGAGGCCGCGCTCAACGGCAAGGTGGACCGCCTGGTCGGCCTCAAGGAGAACGTCATCATGGGTCGGCTGATTCCGGCCGGCACCGGGATGCAGCGCTACAACAAGATCGAGGTCGAGGTGCACGAGCCCGAGCCGGGGAGCCTGCCCGACGAGGAGTCGGGGCTCATGGGCGAGCCGCAGGTCGGCTCACCGGCAGAGGTAGCTTGACAGCTAATTTCTAATTCCCTACAGTCCTCCGCTTTAGCGAATTTTTTCGGCCCACGTCCGTGGGTCGCCGGTGAATTGTCGGCGGCCCACGGCGTCGGCGCCGAGATGTCGCAAGGCCGCAAGATCCGGCTCGCCGGGTGGTCTGGCGGGGCGGTACGCGGGCACCGGCAAGAGCAGGAAGATCCGCAGAGAGAACGGATGCCGACGATCAATCAATTGGTGAGCAAGGGGCGTGAGAAGGTGCGTCGCAAGGCGGCGACGCCGGCCCTCCAGAAGTCACCGCAGAAGCGCGGCGTTTGCACCCGCGTGTACACCTCGACCCCGAAGAAGCCGAACTCCGCGCTGCGCAAGGTGGCGCGCGTCCGGCTGACCAACGGCATCGAGGTCACCTCCTACATCCCCGGCATCGGTCACAATCTGCAGGAGCACTCCGTGGTGCTCATCCGCGGCGGCCGCGTGAAGGACCTGCCCGGCGTCCGCTACCACATCATCCGCGGCACGCTGGACGCCGTCGGCGTCCAGGACCGCAAGCGCGGCCGGTCGAAGTACGGCGCCAAGCGGCCCAAGTAACCGACGCGCGAGTCGGGCAAATCGGAGTCGATCGCTAGTTCGTTCGAGGGGGAAAGCACCACACAGCAGGGGGAAGCGCAAAGCCGAGGCACCCGGGCGACCCGGTCCGGGTTTCGCCGACTCCCGAAACCGGTTCGCCGCCGATCGAGCGGCGGGCGCATGAAGCTGAATACGTATGCCACGTAAAGGTGAAGTGGGCCGGCGAGACGTTTTGCCGGATCCGAAGTATCACGACCGGTTGGTCACCAAGTTCATGAACACCATGATGCTTGGTGGCAAGAAGAGCCTCACGGAGCGGATCTTCTACGGCGCGCTGGACACCATCGCCGAGAAGACCCAGGAGGACCCGCTCGCGATCTTCAAGCGCGCCCTCGAGAACGTCAAGCCTTCCGTCGAAGTCCGCTCCCGCCGGGTCGGCGGCGCCACCTACCAGGTGCCCGTCGAGGTCCGGCCGCCGCGCCGCGTCGCGCTCGGCATGCGCTGGCTCGTGCAGTCGAGCCGCGCTCGCCACGAGAAGTCGATGGCGGAGCGCCTCGCGAACGAGCTGCTCGACGCGGCGAACATGCGGGGCAACGCGGTGAAGAAGAAGGAAGACACTCATCGCATGGCGGAGGCGAACAACGCCTTCGCCCACTACCGGTGGTGATCGGCGAGAGCTGACCCCCGGGGATCAAGGTCGTTAACTTCCATGCCACGTCAAGCTCCGCTCGAGAGAACGCGCAACATCGGCATCATGGCGCACATCGATGCCGGTAAGACCACCACGACCGAGCGCATCCTCTTCTACACCGGCGTCAACTACAAGATCGGCGAGGTCCACGAAGGGACCGCGACGATGGACTGGATGACCCAGGAGCAAGAGCGGGGCATCACCATCACGTCGGCGGCCACCCAGTGCATGTGGCGGGACCACCGCATCAACATCATCGACACGCCGGGCCACGTCGACTTCACCATGGAGGTCGAGCGGTCGCTGCGCGTCCTCGATGGGGCGGTGGCGCTGTTCGATTCCGTCGCCGGCGTCGAGCCGCAGTCCGAGACGGTGTGGCGGCAGGCCGACAAGTACGGCGTTCCGCGCATCGCGTTCATCAACAAGATGGACCGCGTCGGCGCGAACTTCGACCGCTGCGTGGACATGATCCGCGATCGTCTGCGGTCGAACGCGGTGCCCCTGCACGTGCCGGTCGGCACCGAGGAGAACTTCCGCGGCGTCGTCGACGTCGTGACGATGCAGGCCGTCGTCTGGGACGACGACAGCCTGGGCGCGAAGTTCTCGACCGTCCCGATCCCCGCCGACCTGGTCGACGCCGCGAACGCCGCCCGCGAGAAGGTCGTCGAGGCCGCCGCGGAG is drawn from Candidatus Binatia bacterium and contains these coding sequences:
- the rpoC gene encoding DNA-directed RNA polymerase subunit beta', which encodes MEDLFSLFEKPKNPVSFGALRISIASPEKIRSWSHGEVKKPETINYRTFKPERDGLFCAKIFGPTKDYECNCGKYKRMRHRGVVCEKCGVEVIQSKVRRERMGHIDLATPVAHIWFLKSLPSRIGTVLDLTLKEIEKILYFESYVVIDPKDSGLQKHELLTETKYRKAIEEYGPDGFRAEMGAEAIREMLKEIDVEQLAEELRAEMRAATSEAKRKKLAKRLKVVNALRKSGNRPEWMILEVIPVIPPDLRPLVPLDGGRFATSDLNDLYRRVINRNNRLKRLMELQAPDIIIRNEKRMLQEAVDALFDNGRRGRAITGPNKRPLKSLSDMLKGKTGRFRQNLLGKRVDYSGRSVIVVGPELRLHQCGLPKKMALELFKPFIYNKLEERGLVTTIKSAKKMVEKERPEVWDILDEVIREHPVLLNRAPTLHRLGIQAFEPVLIEGKAIQLHPLVCAAYNADFDGDQMAVHVPLSVEAQVEARALMMSTNNILSPAHGKPIIVPTQDTVLGLYWMTRERPGVKGTGKVFASPEEVRIAFDQGEVALQAAIEVRINGERVRTTVGRVLLYEVVPPEIPFEKVNRVMKKRELAELIDIAYRRSGNKATVIFADKLKDTGYAYATKAGISIGIKDMKIPAAKQRLIEEATKEVAEIADQYAKGLITDGERYNKVVDIWAEKTDQIADEMLKELREETYVENGKETKIDSFNPIWMMADSGARGSAQQIRQLAGMRGLMAKPSGEIIETPITANFREGLTVLQYFISTHGARKGLADTALKTANSGYLTRRLVDVAQDSIITEEDCNTLDGIEMTPLVEGGEIIESLGDRVLGRVALEDILDPFDGTVLVHANEEIDEAKVEAIERASVDRVKIRSVLTCQSRHGVCSRCYGRDLARGKMVNLGEAIGVIAAQSIGEPGTQLTMRTFHIGGTASRHVEQTELDARNDGIVRFHNLNTVENKDGDLVVMSRNGQITLVEESGGRERERERYPIVYGAKLKVRDGQAVKAGTRLAEWDPYTTPILTEASGTVKYGDLIEGVTIEDRLDERTGLSNTVVIDYTATVGQAADATKAKKRGAAESQGSQLSPRISIKGKDGKTVKLPNGQEARYPLPVGIHLSVVDGQEVMAGDVLAKMPRETTKTKDITGGLPRVAELFEARKPKEFAVVSEIDGVVSYGKDTKGKRKIEVTPEVGEPREYLIPKGKHIRVHPGDHVRAGDPLMDGSTNPHDILTIKGQKELAKFLVDEIQEIYRLQGVRINDKHIEVIVRQMLRRVRITHAGDTEFLVGDHVERWRFEEENRRVEEAGGEPAKAEDLLLGITKASLSTESFISAASFQETTKVLTEAALNGKVDRLVGLKENVIMGRLIPAGTGMQRYNKIEVEVHEPEPGSLPDEESGLMGEPQVGSPAEVA
- the rpsL gene encoding 30S ribosomal protein S12, with the translated sequence MPTINQLVSKGREKVRRKAATPALQKSPQKRGVCTRVYTSTPKKPNSALRKVARVRLTNGIEVTSYIPGIGHNLQEHSVVLIRGGRVKDLPGVRYHIIRGTLDAVGVQDRKRGRSKYGAKRPK
- the rpsG gene encoding 30S ribosomal protein S7, whose translation is MPRKGEVGRRDVLPDPKYHDRLVTKFMNTMMLGGKKSLTERIFYGALDTIAEKTQEDPLAIFKRALENVKPSVEVRSRRVGGATYQVPVEVRPPRRVALGMRWLVQSSRARHEKSMAERLANELLDAANMRGNAVKKKEDTHRMAEANNAFAHYRW